A part of Primulina eburnea isolate SZY01 chromosome 10, ASM2296580v1, whole genome shotgun sequence genomic DNA contains:
- the LOC140842402 gene encoding argininosuccinate lyase, chloroplastic isoform X4 has protein sequence MESRLFSDTLHLFPSFSKPQLLPTPITGNPNLPIYSIHRRSFSPVAAVKMDSKEAKLWGGRFEGSVTDAVEKFTESISFDKDLYKHDIMGSRAHASMLARQGLITEDDKNCILKGLVEIEGQIERGEFVWRTDREDVHMNIEAALTDLVGEPAKKLHTARSRNDQVCTDFRLWCRDAIDNVVMRVKRLQVALVKLALKNEGLIVPGYTHLQRAQPVLLQHLLLAYVEQLERDVGRLLDCRERMNFCPLGACALAGTGLPIDRFMTSEALGFIAPLRNSIDAVSDRDFVMEFLSANSITATHLSRLGEEWVLWASEEFGFLTPSDSVSTGSSIMPQKKNPDPMELVRGKSARVIGDLVSLLVLCKGLPHAYNRDLQEDKEPVFDSVKAIVGMLEVSAEFAQNITFNHERIRKALPAGHLDATTLADYLVKKEVVHRMNFWYLQ, from the exons ATGGAGTCAAGGCTGTTCTCAGACACTCTGCACCTGTTCCCATCCTTCTCCAAACCCCAGCTCCTCCCAACCCCCATTACTGGAAACCCTAATTTACCTATCTATTCAATCCACCGCCGTTCCTTCTCGCCAGTCGCCGCCGTGAAGATGGATTCCAAGGAAGCCAAGCTCTGGGGAGGGCGATTTGAGGGCAGCGTCACCGACGCTGTAGAGAAATTCACGGAGTCAATATCCTTCGATAAAGACCTTTACAAGCATGACATTATGGGCAGCCGCGCTCACGCGTCAATGCTTGCTCGTCAG GGATTAATTACGGAAGACGACAAGAACTGCATTTTGAAAGGTCTTGTTGAGATTGAGGGACAGATTGAGAGAGGAGAGTTTGTGTGGAGGACGGACAGAGAGGATGTCCACATGAACATCGAAGCTGCGCTTACTGATTTGGTCGGGGAACCTGCAAAGAAGCTTCACACTGCTCGCAGTAGAAATGATCAAGTTTGCACTGACTTTCGCCTCTGGTGTCGTGATGCGATTGATAATGTTGTTATGCGTGTTAAGCGCCTTCAG GTTGCGCTGGTGAAGCTAGCTCTGAAAAACGAGGGATTGATAGTTCCTGGTTATACTCATTTGCAACGGGCACAACCTGTTTTACTGCAACACCTTCTTCTCGCATATGTCGAGCAG CTTGAACGAGACGTAGGCCGTTTGCTGGATTGTCGAGAGAGAATGAATTTCTGTCCCCTGGGTGCATGTGCATTAGCTGGTACTGGCTTGCCCATTGATAGATTTATGACTTCTGAGGCTCTGGGTTTCATTGCCCCCTTGAGAAACAG CATCGATGCAGTTTCAGATCGAGATTTTGTTATGGAGTTCCTTTCTGCCAATTCTATCACAGCCACCCATCTGTCTCGGCTTGGTGAAGAATGGGTATTGTGGGCATCAGAAGAATTTGGTTTTCTTACTCCTAGTGACTCAGTTTCAACTGGAAGTAGTATAATGCCTCAGAAGAAGAACCCTGACCCAATGGAACTCGTCCGAGGAAAATCTGCCAGAGTTATAGGAGACCTGGTTTCACTTCTTGTGTTGTGCAAGGGTCTTCCTCATGCATACAACCGGGATTTACAG GAAGACAAAGAACCTGTATTTGACAGTGTCAAAGCCATAGTGGGAATGCTTGAAGTGTCGGCAGAGTTTGCGCAGAACATCACCTTTAATCATGAGAGAATTCGGAAAGCTTTACCTGCTGGTCATCTTGATGCCACAACACTTGCAGACTACCTTGTCAAAAAG GAGGTCGTGCACCGGATGAATTTTTGGTACCTTCAGTAA
- the LOC140842402 gene encoding argininosuccinate lyase, chloroplastic isoform X1 has protein sequence MESRLFSDTLHLFPSFSKPQLLPTPITGNPNLPIYSIHRRSFSPVAAVKMDSKEAKLWGGRFEGSVTDAVEKFTESISFDKDLYKHDIMGSRAHASMLARQGLITEDDKNCILKGLVEIEGQIERGEFVWRTDREDVHMNIEAALTDLVGEPAKKLHTARSRNDQVCTDFRLWCRDAIDNVVMRVKRLQVALVKLALKNEGLIVPGYTHLQRAQPVLLQHLLLAYVEQLERDVGRLLDCRERMNFCPLGACALAGTGLPIDRFMTSEALGFIAPLRNSIDAVSDRDFVMEFLSANSITATHLSRLGEEWVLWASEEFGFLTPSDSVSTGSSIMPQKKNPDPMELVRGKSARVIGDLVSLLVLCKGLPHAYNRDLQEDKEPVFDSVKAIVGMLEVSAEFAQNITFNHERIRKALPAGHLDATTLADYLVKKGIPFRTSHDIVGRSVAWCVSRNCQLSDMSLDELRSISPSFDEDVYDFLGVENAIKNFSSYGSTGSECVSIQLTYWVDKLSMSNKEK, from the exons ATGGAGTCAAGGCTGTTCTCAGACACTCTGCACCTGTTCCCATCCTTCTCCAAACCCCAGCTCCTCCCAACCCCCATTACTGGAAACCCTAATTTACCTATCTATTCAATCCACCGCCGTTCCTTCTCGCCAGTCGCCGCCGTGAAGATGGATTCCAAGGAAGCCAAGCTCTGGGGAGGGCGATTTGAGGGCAGCGTCACCGACGCTGTAGAGAAATTCACGGAGTCAATATCCTTCGATAAAGACCTTTACAAGCATGACATTATGGGCAGCCGCGCTCACGCGTCAATGCTTGCTCGTCAG GGATTAATTACGGAAGACGACAAGAACTGCATTTTGAAAGGTCTTGTTGAGATTGAGGGACAGATTGAGAGAGGAGAGTTTGTGTGGAGGACGGACAGAGAGGATGTCCACATGAACATCGAAGCTGCGCTTACTGATTTGGTCGGGGAACCTGCAAAGAAGCTTCACACTGCTCGCAGTAGAAATGATCAAGTTTGCACTGACTTTCGCCTCTGGTGTCGTGATGCGATTGATAATGTTGTTATGCGTGTTAAGCGCCTTCAG GTTGCGCTGGTGAAGCTAGCTCTGAAAAACGAGGGATTGATAGTTCCTGGTTATACTCATTTGCAACGGGCACAACCTGTTTTACTGCAACACCTTCTTCTCGCATATGTCGAGCAG CTTGAACGAGACGTAGGCCGTTTGCTGGATTGTCGAGAGAGAATGAATTTCTGTCCCCTGGGTGCATGTGCATTAGCTGGTACTGGCTTGCCCATTGATAGATTTATGACTTCTGAGGCTCTGGGTTTCATTGCCCCCTTGAGAAACAG CATCGATGCAGTTTCAGATCGAGATTTTGTTATGGAGTTCCTTTCTGCCAATTCTATCACAGCCACCCATCTGTCTCGGCTTGGTGAAGAATGGGTATTGTGGGCATCAGAAGAATTTGGTTTTCTTACTCCTAGTGACTCAGTTTCAACTGGAAGTAGTATAATGCCTCAGAAGAAGAACCCTGACCCAATGGAACTCGTCCGAGGAAAATCTGCCAGAGTTATAGGAGACCTGGTTTCACTTCTTGTGTTGTGCAAGGGTCTTCCTCATGCATACAACCGGGATTTACAG GAAGACAAAGAACCTGTATTTGACAGTGTCAAAGCCATAGTGGGAATGCTTGAAGTGTCGGCAGAGTTTGCGCAGAACATCACCTTTAATCATGAGAGAATTCGGAAAGCTTTACCTGCTGGTCATCTTGATGCCACAACACTTGCAGACTACCTTGTCAAAAAG GGAATACCTTTCCGAACTTCTCATGATATAGTTGGAAGGTCCGTCGCCTGGTGTGTTTCGAGAAATTGCCAGCTTTCGGACATGAGTCTCGATGAGCTAAGAAGCATAAGCCCATCATTTGATGAGGATGTCTACGATTTTCTCGGTGTCGAAAATGCAATAAAAAATTTCAGTTCTTATGGTTCCACTGGCTCAGAATGTGTGTCTATTCAACTCACATATTGGGTCGACAAACTCAGCATGAGCAACAAAGAGAAGTAG
- the LOC140842401 gene encoding aspartic proteinase 36-like isoform X2 has translation MSAERIFVAVAVSIFVAVTAVGGEWNSVKLTLERASHRGIELGQLRDSDRIRHGRFLQQQSLVVVDFHVGGTYDPFLVGLYFTKVKLGNPPKEFYVQIDTGSDVLWVSCKPCTGCPTSSGLPIQLEFFDPSSSSTAKPISCSDQRCTLGAQSSDSLCLDQNRCGYKFQYGDGSGTSGYFIQDSMYLDTVVGNSLTSNASALVVFGCSTSQTGDLTKPDRAVDGIFGFGRNGLSIVSQLSSKGVTPNSFSHCLKGGNGGGGILVLGQIVDPNLVYTPLVPSQPHYNVNLQSIAVNGQTLSINPSVFATSENRGTIVDSGTTLTYLAQEAYDPFIAAITQYVSQSVRPILSKGNQCYLAVSSVSEIFPTVSFNFAGGASMILNPPDYLLKQDSIVSLQIVSFGTPGILTYLNHVCGCANISCPYRV, from the exons ATGTCGGCGGAAAGGATTTTTGTGGCGGTGGCTGTGTCCATTTTTGTGGCGGTAACGGCGGTTGGTGGTGAATGGAATAGCGTGAAGTTGACCCTGGAGAGGGCGAGCCACAGAGGGATTGAGCTGGGTCAACTCAGAGACAGTGATCGAATCAGACATGGCAGATTCTTGCAGCAACAATCTCTAGTTGTCGTTGATTTTCATGTTGGAGGAACCTACGATCCTTTTCTTGTTGG GTTATACTTTACTAAAGTTAAGTTGGGGAATCCTCCTAAAGAATTCTATGTGCAGATAGACACTGGGAGTGATGTGTTATGGGTCAGTTGCAAGCCCTGTACTGGTTGCCCCACATCGAGTGGACTCCCG ATTCAGCTCGAGTTTTTCGATCCTTCCAGCTCATCAACCGCGAAGCCGATCTCATGCTCGGACCAAAGGTGTACTTTGGGAGCACAATCTTCTGATTCTTTGTGTTTGGATCAGAATCGCTGCGGATACAAGTTTCAGTACGGTGATGGTAGTGGGACGTCGGGATATTTTATACAAGATTCTATGTATTTAGACACGGTAGTCGGGAATTCTTTGACTTCAAATGCTTCAGCTCTTGTTGTTTTTGG GTGTAGCACATCACAGACTGGGGATCTAACGAAGCCGGATAGGGCAGTCGATGGAATATTTGGATTTGGAAGGAATGGTTTATCTATAGTTTCACAACTTTCTTCAAAGGGAGTTACCCCAAATTCGTTTTCCCATTGCTTGAAAGGAGGAAATGGTGGGGGCGGTATATTGGTGCTCGGTCAGATCGTGGACCCTAATCTCGTTTACACTCCTCTTGTTCCGTCACA GCCACATTACAACGTAAATCTACAAAGCATTGCTGTAAATGGGCAGACATTATCTATTAATCCGTCCGTATTTGCAACATCCGAAAACCGAGGAACCATAGTCGACTCAGGAACAACATTGACCTACCTTGCACAAGAGGCATATGATCCTTTTATTGCCGCT ATTACGCAATATGTTTCACAGTCTGTTCGTCCTATTCTTTCAAAGGGAAACCAGTGCTATTTAGCTGTCTCCAG TGTCTCGGAAATCTTCCCTACAGTTAGTTTTAACTTTGCTGGTGGTGCATCAATGATACTAAACCCTCCAGACTACCTTTTGAAGCAGGATTCTATCGTAAGTCTACAAATCGTATCATTTGGAACTCCTGGAATTTTGACATATCTCAACCATGTTTGCGGCTGTGCGAATATTAGTTGTCCTTACAGAGTTTAG
- the LOC140842402 gene encoding argininosuccinate lyase, chloroplastic isoform X3 → MESRLFSDTLHLFPSFSKPQLLPTPITGNPNLPIYSIHRRSFSPVAAVKMDSKEAKLWGGRFEGSVTDAVEKFTESISFDKDLYKHDIMGSRAHASMLARQGLITEDDKNCILKGLVEIEGQIERGEFVWRTDREDVHMNIEAALTDLVGEPAKKLHTARSRNDQVCTDFRLWCRDAIDNVVMRVKRLQVALVKLALKNEGLIVPGYTHLQRAQPVLLQHLLLAYVEQLERDVGRLLDCRERMNFCPLGACALAGTGLPIDRFMTSEALGFIAPLRNSIDAVSDRDFVMEFLSANSITATHLSRLGEEWVLWASEEFGFLTPSDSVSTGSSIMPQKKNPDPMELVRGKSARVIGDLVSLLVLCKGLPHAYNRDLQEDKEPVFDSVKAIVGMLEVSAEFAQNITFNHERIRKALPAGHLDATTLADYLVKKEKAIFWSWKLMYSMISAT, encoded by the exons ATGGAGTCAAGGCTGTTCTCAGACACTCTGCACCTGTTCCCATCCTTCTCCAAACCCCAGCTCCTCCCAACCCCCATTACTGGAAACCCTAATTTACCTATCTATTCAATCCACCGCCGTTCCTTCTCGCCAGTCGCCGCCGTGAAGATGGATTCCAAGGAAGCCAAGCTCTGGGGAGGGCGATTTGAGGGCAGCGTCACCGACGCTGTAGAGAAATTCACGGAGTCAATATCCTTCGATAAAGACCTTTACAAGCATGACATTATGGGCAGCCGCGCTCACGCGTCAATGCTTGCTCGTCAG GGATTAATTACGGAAGACGACAAGAACTGCATTTTGAAAGGTCTTGTTGAGATTGAGGGACAGATTGAGAGAGGAGAGTTTGTGTGGAGGACGGACAGAGAGGATGTCCACATGAACATCGAAGCTGCGCTTACTGATTTGGTCGGGGAACCTGCAAAGAAGCTTCACACTGCTCGCAGTAGAAATGATCAAGTTTGCACTGACTTTCGCCTCTGGTGTCGTGATGCGATTGATAATGTTGTTATGCGTGTTAAGCGCCTTCAG GTTGCGCTGGTGAAGCTAGCTCTGAAAAACGAGGGATTGATAGTTCCTGGTTATACTCATTTGCAACGGGCACAACCTGTTTTACTGCAACACCTTCTTCTCGCATATGTCGAGCAG CTTGAACGAGACGTAGGCCGTTTGCTGGATTGTCGAGAGAGAATGAATTTCTGTCCCCTGGGTGCATGTGCATTAGCTGGTACTGGCTTGCCCATTGATAGATTTATGACTTCTGAGGCTCTGGGTTTCATTGCCCCCTTGAGAAACAG CATCGATGCAGTTTCAGATCGAGATTTTGTTATGGAGTTCCTTTCTGCCAATTCTATCACAGCCACCCATCTGTCTCGGCTTGGTGAAGAATGGGTATTGTGGGCATCAGAAGAATTTGGTTTTCTTACTCCTAGTGACTCAGTTTCAACTGGAAGTAGTATAATGCCTCAGAAGAAGAACCCTGACCCAATGGAACTCGTCCGAGGAAAATCTGCCAGAGTTATAGGAGACCTGGTTTCACTTCTTGTGTTGTGCAAGGGTCTTCCTCATGCATACAACCGGGATTTACAG GAAGACAAAGAACCTGTATTTGACAGTGTCAAAGCCATAGTGGGAATGCTTGAAGTGTCGGCAGAGTTTGCGCAGAACATCACCTTTAATCATGAGAGAATTCGGAAAGCTTTACCTGCTGGTCATCTTGATGCCACAACACTTGCAGACTACCTTGTCAAAAAG GAAAAAGCTATATTTTGGAGCTGGAAACTAATGTATTCTATGATTTCAGCAACCTGA
- the LOC140842402 gene encoding argininosuccinate lyase, chloroplastic isoform X2 translates to MESRLFSDTLHLFPSFSKPQLLPTPITGNPNLPIYSIHRRSFSPVAAVKMDSKEAKLWGGRFEGSVTDAVEKFTESISFDKDLYKHDIMGSRAHASMLARQGLITEDDKNCILKGLVEIEGQIERGEFVWRTDREDVHMNIEAALTDLVGEPAKKLHTARSRNDQVCTDFRLWCRDAIDNVVMRVKRLQVALVKLALKNEGLIVPGYTHLQRAQPVLLQHLLLAYVEQLERDVGRLLDCRERMNFCPLGACALAGTGLPIDRFMTSEALGFIAPLRNSIDAVSDRDFVMEFLSANSITATHLSRLGEEWVLWASEEFGFLTPSDSVSTGSSIMPQKKNPDPMELVRGKSARVIGDLVSLLVLCKGLPHAYNRDLQEDKEPVFDSVKAIVGMLEVSAEFAQNITFNHERIRKALPAGHLDATTLADYLVKKVRDTSFDLILAEYRQSSLISNIDEIVTLVEDTRKKLYFGAGN, encoded by the exons ATGGAGTCAAGGCTGTTCTCAGACACTCTGCACCTGTTCCCATCCTTCTCCAAACCCCAGCTCCTCCCAACCCCCATTACTGGAAACCCTAATTTACCTATCTATTCAATCCACCGCCGTTCCTTCTCGCCAGTCGCCGCCGTGAAGATGGATTCCAAGGAAGCCAAGCTCTGGGGAGGGCGATTTGAGGGCAGCGTCACCGACGCTGTAGAGAAATTCACGGAGTCAATATCCTTCGATAAAGACCTTTACAAGCATGACATTATGGGCAGCCGCGCTCACGCGTCAATGCTTGCTCGTCAG GGATTAATTACGGAAGACGACAAGAACTGCATTTTGAAAGGTCTTGTTGAGATTGAGGGACAGATTGAGAGAGGAGAGTTTGTGTGGAGGACGGACAGAGAGGATGTCCACATGAACATCGAAGCTGCGCTTACTGATTTGGTCGGGGAACCTGCAAAGAAGCTTCACACTGCTCGCAGTAGAAATGATCAAGTTTGCACTGACTTTCGCCTCTGGTGTCGTGATGCGATTGATAATGTTGTTATGCGTGTTAAGCGCCTTCAG GTTGCGCTGGTGAAGCTAGCTCTGAAAAACGAGGGATTGATAGTTCCTGGTTATACTCATTTGCAACGGGCACAACCTGTTTTACTGCAACACCTTCTTCTCGCATATGTCGAGCAG CTTGAACGAGACGTAGGCCGTTTGCTGGATTGTCGAGAGAGAATGAATTTCTGTCCCCTGGGTGCATGTGCATTAGCTGGTACTGGCTTGCCCATTGATAGATTTATGACTTCTGAGGCTCTGGGTTTCATTGCCCCCTTGAGAAACAG CATCGATGCAGTTTCAGATCGAGATTTTGTTATGGAGTTCCTTTCTGCCAATTCTATCACAGCCACCCATCTGTCTCGGCTTGGTGAAGAATGGGTATTGTGGGCATCAGAAGAATTTGGTTTTCTTACTCCTAGTGACTCAGTTTCAACTGGAAGTAGTATAATGCCTCAGAAGAAGAACCCTGACCCAATGGAACTCGTCCGAGGAAAATCTGCCAGAGTTATAGGAGACCTGGTTTCACTTCTTGTGTTGTGCAAGGGTCTTCCTCATGCATACAACCGGGATTTACAG GAAGACAAAGAACCTGTATTTGACAGTGTCAAAGCCATAGTGGGAATGCTTGAAGTGTCGGCAGAGTTTGCGCAGAACATCACCTTTAATCATGAGAGAATTCGGAAAGCTTTACCTGCTGGTCATCTTGATGCCACAACACTTGCAGACTACCTTGTCAAAAAGGTACGTGACACATCATTTGATTTGATCCTTGCTGAATATCGTCAATCGTCATTAATATCCAACATTGATGAAATTGTCACATTGGTCGAGGATACAAGGAAAAAGCTATATTTTGGAGCTGGAAACTAA
- the LOC140842401 gene encoding aspartic proteinase 36-like isoform X1, which yields MSAERIFVAVAVSIFVAVTAVGGEWNSVKLTLERASHRGIELGQLRDSDRIRHGRFLQQQSLVVVDFHVGGTYDPFLVGLYFTKVKLGNPPKEFYVQIDTGSDVLWVSCKPCTGCPTSSGLPIQLEFFDPSSSSTAKPISCSDQRCTLGAQSSDSLCLDQNRCGYKFQYGDGSGTSGYFIQDSMYLDTVVGNSLTSNASALVVFGCSTSQTGDLTKPDRAVDGIFGFGRNGLSIVSQLSSKGVTPNSFSHCLKGGNGGGGILVLGQIVDPNLVYTPLVPSQPHYNVNLQSIAVNGQTLSINPSVFATSENRGTIVDSGTTLTYLAQEAYDPFIAAITQYVSQSVRPILSKGNQCYLAVSSVSEIFPTVSFNFAGGASMILNPPDYLLKQDSIAGAAMWCIGIQKFQGQGITILGDLVLKDKVVVYDLAGQRIGWANYDCLSSVNVSTSSTDKTEFVNAGQLGEANSAHFEDPYKHIIISVIIVLLLYVPFFSVLPFL from the exons ATGTCGGCGGAAAGGATTTTTGTGGCGGTGGCTGTGTCCATTTTTGTGGCGGTAACGGCGGTTGGTGGTGAATGGAATAGCGTGAAGTTGACCCTGGAGAGGGCGAGCCACAGAGGGATTGAGCTGGGTCAACTCAGAGACAGTGATCGAATCAGACATGGCAGATTCTTGCAGCAACAATCTCTAGTTGTCGTTGATTTTCATGTTGGAGGAACCTACGATCCTTTTCTTGTTGG GTTATACTTTACTAAAGTTAAGTTGGGGAATCCTCCTAAAGAATTCTATGTGCAGATAGACACTGGGAGTGATGTGTTATGGGTCAGTTGCAAGCCCTGTACTGGTTGCCCCACATCGAGTGGACTCCCG ATTCAGCTCGAGTTTTTCGATCCTTCCAGCTCATCAACCGCGAAGCCGATCTCATGCTCGGACCAAAGGTGTACTTTGGGAGCACAATCTTCTGATTCTTTGTGTTTGGATCAGAATCGCTGCGGATACAAGTTTCAGTACGGTGATGGTAGTGGGACGTCGGGATATTTTATACAAGATTCTATGTATTTAGACACGGTAGTCGGGAATTCTTTGACTTCAAATGCTTCAGCTCTTGTTGTTTTTGG GTGTAGCACATCACAGACTGGGGATCTAACGAAGCCGGATAGGGCAGTCGATGGAATATTTGGATTTGGAAGGAATGGTTTATCTATAGTTTCACAACTTTCTTCAAAGGGAGTTACCCCAAATTCGTTTTCCCATTGCTTGAAAGGAGGAAATGGTGGGGGCGGTATATTGGTGCTCGGTCAGATCGTGGACCCTAATCTCGTTTACACTCCTCTTGTTCCGTCACA GCCACATTACAACGTAAATCTACAAAGCATTGCTGTAAATGGGCAGACATTATCTATTAATCCGTCCGTATTTGCAACATCCGAAAACCGAGGAACCATAGTCGACTCAGGAACAACATTGACCTACCTTGCACAAGAGGCATATGATCCTTTTATTGCCGCT ATTACGCAATATGTTTCACAGTCTGTTCGTCCTATTCTTTCAAAGGGAAACCAGTGCTATTTAGCTGTCTCCAG TGTCTCGGAAATCTTCCCTACAGTTAGTTTTAACTTTGCTGGTGGTGCATCAATGATACTAAACCCTCCAGACTACCTTTTGAAGCAGGATTCTATC GCTGGTGCAGCCATGTGGTGCATTGGCATTCAGAAGTTTCAGGGTCAAGGAATTACAATTTTAGGAG ATCTTGTCCTAAAAGATAAGGTCGTTGTATATGATTTAGCCGGTCAGAGGATCGGATGGGCTAATTATGACT GTTTGTCGTCTGTAAACGTATCCACCAGTAGTACAGATAAAACCGAATTTGTCAATGCGGGACAACTTGGTGAAGCTAATTCAGCACATTTTGAGGATCCTTACAAGCATATAATAATAAGTGTGATTATAGTTTTATTGTTATATGTACCATTCTTTAGTGTTTTACCATTTTTGTAA